A DNA window from Setaria viridis chromosome 2, Setaria_viridis_v4.0, whole genome shotgun sequence contains the following coding sequences:
- the LOC117843576 gene encoding probable proline transporter 2 translates to MDVNAASASSSSSSSSCATQETEDRRLGLHLPFDDGHERAPLLLPPTKTMDAADEKGERPDLSEDTAHQISVDPWYQVGFVLITGVNSAYVLGYSGSIMVPLGWIGGTCGLLLAAAISMYANALLARLHEVGGKRHIRYRDLAGHIYGRKIYALTWALQYVNLFMINTGFIILAGQALKATYALFSDDGALKLPYCIAISGFTCALFAFGIPYLSALRIWLGFSTLFSLIYIVITFVLSLRDGITAPARDYSIPGSHGTRIFTTIGAVADLVFAYNTGMLPEIQATIRPPVVKNMEKALWFQFTAGSLPLYAVTFMGYWAYGSATSSYLLNNVKGPVWIKATANMSAFLQTVIALHIFASPMYEFLDTKYGSGHGGPFAFHNVVFRVLVRGGYLTVNTLVAAVLPFLGDFMSLTGALSTFPLTFVLANHMYLMVKRHKLSAIQKSWHWLNVIGFTGLAVAAAVAAIRLIMLDSSTYHFFADL, encoded by the exons ATGGATGTCAAC gccgcctccgcttcttcctcctcctcctcatcgtcgtgcGCCACACAGGAGACGGAGGACCGGCGCCTCGGCCTGCACCTGCCATTCGACGACGGCCACGAGAGGGCGCCGCTCCTGCTGCCGCCCACCAAGACCATGGACGCTGCCGACGAGAAGGGCGAGAGGCCCGACCTCTCCGAGGATACGGCCCACCAGATTAGCGTTG ATCCATGGTATCAGGTTGGCTTCGTCCTCATAACGGGGGTCAACAGCGCGTATGTGCTAGGATACTCTGGGTCAATCATGGTCCCTTTAGGCTGGATTGGCGGGACATGTGGCCTCCTCCTAGCTGCTGCCATATCCATGTATGCTAATGCTCTTCTTGCACGGCTCCATGAAGTTGGTGGCAAACGCCATATCAGATACAGAGATCTTGCTGGGCACATATATG GAAGAAAAATATATGCGCTTACATGGGCTCTGCAATACGTCAATCTTTTCATGATCAACACTGGCTTTATCATCTTAGCTGGACAAGCTCTGAAG GCAACATATGCACTCTTTAGTGACGATGGAGCTCTAAAACTTCCTTACTGCATCGCGATATCAGGATTCACCTGTGCTCTTTTTGCCTTTGGAATTCCTTATTTATCCGCCCTCAGGATTTGGTTGGGATTCTCCACACTTTTCAGCCTCATCTATATTGTCATAACATTTGTGCTGTCATTGAGAGATG GAATAACTGCGCCTGCAAGGGATTACAGTATTCCCGGGTCACATGGAACTCGAATCTTCACTACGATAGGTGCTGTAGCAGACCTTGTGTTTGCTTACAACACCGGAATGCTGCCAGAAATTCAA GCAACCATAAGGCCTCCTGTGGTCAAGAACATGGAGAAAGCTCTATGGTTCCAGTTCACTGCTGGCTCGTTGCCTCTCTATGCAGTAACCTTTATGGGTTACTGGGCTTATGGTTCCGCGACATCAAGTTATCTACTGAACAATGTTAAGGGCCCAGTTTGGATAAAAGCCACTGCAAATATGTCAGCCTTTCTTCAGACTGTCATAGCGTTACAT ATATTTGCGAGCCCAATGTATGAGTTTCTGGATACAAAATACGGAAGTGGGCATGGCGGGCCTTTTGCATTCCACAACGTAGTGTTCAGAGTACTTGTGAGAGGAGGCTACCTGACGGTGAACACGCTGGTGGCAGCAGTGCTCCCGTTCCTTGGTGACTTCATGAGCCTGACAGGCGCCCTCAGCACCTTCCCCCTGACGTTCGTTCTTGCAAATCACATGTATCTGATGGTGAAGAGGCATAAGCTATCTGCCATCCAGAAATCCTGGCACTGGCTGAATGTAATTGGGTTCACCGGATTGGCTGTTGCAGCCGCAGTCGCGGCAATAAGGCTTATCATGCTTGATTCCAGCACATACCACTTCTTCGCTGATCTTTGA
- the LOC117843577 gene encoding uncharacterized protein, with translation MHCKFAILQLLLLLPVLKLKVAQMPLLISLFLLPLLLAPPPSAASSSSFSLDFFPAAGAAAQLALSGGANATAAAVSMPSPGARVQYRTPIVFSSAPGLTFSTYFAFALPATASSLAFFLTPSAATHEPPALAVVFSEHRIRVDLAGRAARQANYSPTATATATRHAWIDYNATSATLHVRLSAATTIHNHPTPPLLSCPLDLSPVLLRGPVLAGFRTPSGNCTLFSWAFHAAPYRMHSQPLNPASLLATPPPDRADRHYSPWGAAVSLLFAAACGAMVTFFVLYLWYAVTARRPVAPVEYPMHPSDVAYQKIVLVGVKDDSATTDDDGHPPPASANK, from the coding sequence AtgcattgcaaatttgcaatcttgcaactgctgctgctgctgccggtgcTCAAGCTCAAGGTGGCTCAAATGCCGCTGCTGAtttccctcttcctcctcccgctgctgctagctccacctccctccgccgcctcttcttcttccttctccctcgacttcttccccgccgccggcgccgccgcccagctcgCCCTCTCCGGTGGAGCCaatgccaccgccgccgccgtctccatgCCCTCCCCGGGTGCCCGTGTCCAGTACAGGACCCCAATCGTCTTCTCCTCCGCCCCCGGGCTAACCTTCTCCACATACTTCGCCTTCGCCCTCCCCGCTACCGCTTCCTCCCTAGCCTTCTTCCTcacgccctccgccgccacccacgaGCCCCCGGCCCTCGCCGTCGTCTTCTCCGAGCACCGCATCCGCgtcgacctcgccggccgcgccgcccgccaggCCAACTATTCCcccactgccactgccaccgccacccgccacgcCTGGATAGACTACAACGCCACCTCCGCCACGCTCCACGTCCGCCTCTCCGCCGCGACCACCATCCACAACCACCCGACCCCGCCGCTGCTCTCCTGCCCGCTCGATCTGTCCCCCGTCCTCCTCAGGGGGCCCGTCCTCGCCGGCTTCCGGACACCCTCCGGCAACTGCACCCTCTTCAGCTGGGCCTTCCACGCCGCTCCCTACCGGATGCACTCCCAGCCGCTCAACCCCGCCAGCCTgctcgccacgccgccgcccgaccgcgCCGACCGTCATTACAGCCCCTGGGGGGCCGCCGTGTCCCTGCTCTTCGCGGCCGCGTGCGGCGCCATGGTCACCTTCTTCGTGCTCTACCTCTGGTATGCCGTGACGGCGCGCCGACCCGTCGCGCCGGTGGAGTACCCCATGCACCCCTCCGACGTTGCCTACCAGAAGATTGTGCTCGTCGGGGTCAAGGACGACTCTGCCaccaccgacgacgacggccaccCGCCTCCTGCCTCGGCTAACAAGTAA
- the LOC117842409 gene encoding uncharacterized protein isoform X1, with protein sequence MAPPKPATPDAASKPKKKVTPAQVAFLVDRYLADNGFHAALAAFRSDAAHLFSPNRAKPPPKGLLPLADILHDYIALKEGRVAIDSAMHAMHSLVSTYYASSSSSPPPPMMMMMPPLHPATNSAQPSSPPLVPPLFVASSSSSPPQPQGTAAGYTSPVVHHYAHASTALLVHNSSDVSSCQQPTKKRKHSKSAGKTTTASKKSCIASATTSDTKGKAVASQLSNDNLSAAHPTSAEHSAMAKLPVQNSSVAKSLFRPLQPQLHSSPCTPQQSYDIQDQDQAAAYPTQMPLPVAASAHTQQDIASSQCSIVSSKTLIVSPLKGGAYYAVERSYHVSSPLKSTTHKSTKREHVKGKLNFDITDSRPVPNEQQVCDKASTSSDEDKQDDFDIDFTNLDIFDGEFSFSELLLDLDLDTEGVHCQNPSASAEVQRLEPVAKSGYVTEDPALPDSVKSMAADFAEDFNSQAGATSVTSVRAITKRIKIVSPVKGRIAS encoded by the exons ATGGCGCCGCCTAAGCCCGCCACTCCCGACGCTGCCAGCAAGCCCAAGAAGAAGGTCACCcccgcgcaggtcgccttcctCGTCGACCGCTACCTCGCCGACAACGGCTTccacgccgcgctcgccgccttcCGCTCCGACGCCGCCCACCTCTTCAGCCCCAAccgcgccaagcccccgccaaaGGGCCTCCTCCCGCTCGCCGACATCCTCCACGACTACATCGCCCTCAAGGAGGGACGCGTCGCAATCGACTCCGCCATGCACGCCATGCACTCCCTCGTCTCCACCTACTacgcctcctcttcctcctcgccgccgcctccgatgatgatgatgatgcctcCCCTGCATCCGGCCACCAACAGCGCCCAGCCATCGTCGCCCccgctcgtgccgccgctctTCGTCGCCTCGTCTTCGTCGTCTCCTCCGCAGCCCCAAG gcacCGCTGCGGGATATACTTCGCCTGTCGTACATCACTACGCTCATGCATCCACGGCGCTTCTTGTCCACAACTCCTCAGACGTGTCCTCCTGTCAGCAGCCCACCAAAAAGAGGAAGCATTCAAAGTCTGCAGGGAAGACTACGACGGCCTCCAAGAAATCCTGCATCGCATCGGCTACCACCTCAGATACAAAAG GTAAAGCTGTTGCCTCTCAGCTGTCGAATGATAACTTGTCAGCGGCCCATCCAACTTCGGCTGAACACTCTGCTATGGCAAAGCTTCCTGTCCAGAATTCATCTGTTGCAAAGAGCTTATTCAGGCCACTTCAGCCTCAGCTCCACTCTTCTCCCTGTACACCGCAACAAAGTTATGACATACAAGATCAGGATCAGGCCGCTGCTTATCCAACTCAAATGCCATTGCCTGTGGCTGCAAGTGCTCATACCCAACAGGACATTGCCTCCTCCCAGTGCTCCATAGTGTCTTCCAAGACCCTCATCGTCAGCCCTCTCAAAGGAGGCGCCTATTATGCTGTCGAGAGGAGCTACCATGTCAGCTCCCCCTTGAAATCGACCACCCACAAGTCAACCAAGAGGGAACATGTCAAAGGAAAACTAAATTTTGACATTACTGATTCAAGGCCAGTTCCAAATGAGCAGCAGGTTTGTGACAAGGCCTCTACCTCCTCTGATGAAGACAAGCAAGATGACTTTGACATTGATTTCACAAATCTTGATATATTCGATGGCGAATTTTCCTTTTCCGAGCttctgcttgaccttgaccttgaCACTGAAGGCGTTCACTGCCAGAACCCTTCAGCAAGCGCTGAAGTTCAAAG ACTAGAGCCTGTTGCCAAGAGTGGTTATGTGACAGAGGATCCTGCCTTACCTGATTCAGTCAAGTCAATGGCTGCAGATTTCGCTGAAGATTTCAATTCACAAG CAGGAGCCACATCTGTTACTTCTGTCAGGGCTATTACTAAGAGGATAAAGATCGTTAGCCCTG TGAAGGGCCGCATAGCTTCTTAG
- the LOC117842409 gene encoding uncharacterized protein isoform X2 has protein sequence MAPPKPATPDAASKPKKKVTPAQVAFLVDRYLADNGFHAALAAFRSDAAHLFSPNRAKPPPKGLLPLADILHDYIALKEGRVAIDSAMHAMHSLVSTYYASSSSSPPPPMMMMMPPLHPATNSAQPSSPPLVPPLFVASSSSSPPQPQGTAAGYTSPVVHHYAHASTALLVHNSSDVSSCQQPTKKRKHSKSAGKTTTASKKSCIASATTSDTKGKAVASQLSNDNLSAAHPTSAEHSAMAKLPVQNSSVAKSLFRPLQPQLHSSPCTPQQSYDIQDQDQAAAYPTQMPLPVAASAHTQQDIASSQCSIVSSKTLIVSPLKGGAYYAVERSYHVSSPLKSTTHKSTKREHVKGKLNFDITDSRPVPNEQQVCDKASTSSDEDKQDDFDIDFTNLDIFDGEFSFSELLLDLDLDTEGVHCQNPSASAEVQRLEPVAKSGYVTEDPALPDSVKSMAADFAEDFNSQGATSVTSVRAITKRIKIVSPVKGRIAS, from the exons ATGGCGCCGCCTAAGCCCGCCACTCCCGACGCTGCCAGCAAGCCCAAGAAGAAGGTCACCcccgcgcaggtcgccttcctCGTCGACCGCTACCTCGCCGACAACGGCTTccacgccgcgctcgccgccttcCGCTCCGACGCCGCCCACCTCTTCAGCCCCAAccgcgccaagcccccgccaaaGGGCCTCCTCCCGCTCGCCGACATCCTCCACGACTACATCGCCCTCAAGGAGGGACGCGTCGCAATCGACTCCGCCATGCACGCCATGCACTCCCTCGTCTCCACCTACTacgcctcctcttcctcctcgccgccgcctccgatgatgatgatgatgcctcCCCTGCATCCGGCCACCAACAGCGCCCAGCCATCGTCGCCCccgctcgtgccgccgctctTCGTCGCCTCGTCTTCGTCGTCTCCTCCGCAGCCCCAAG gcacCGCTGCGGGATATACTTCGCCTGTCGTACATCACTACGCTCATGCATCCACGGCGCTTCTTGTCCACAACTCCTCAGACGTGTCCTCCTGTCAGCAGCCCACCAAAAAGAGGAAGCATTCAAAGTCTGCAGGGAAGACTACGACGGCCTCCAAGAAATCCTGCATCGCATCGGCTACCACCTCAGATACAAAAG GTAAAGCTGTTGCCTCTCAGCTGTCGAATGATAACTTGTCAGCGGCCCATCCAACTTCGGCTGAACACTCTGCTATGGCAAAGCTTCCTGTCCAGAATTCATCTGTTGCAAAGAGCTTATTCAGGCCACTTCAGCCTCAGCTCCACTCTTCTCCCTGTACACCGCAACAAAGTTATGACATACAAGATCAGGATCAGGCCGCTGCTTATCCAACTCAAATGCCATTGCCTGTGGCTGCAAGTGCTCATACCCAACAGGACATTGCCTCCTCCCAGTGCTCCATAGTGTCTTCCAAGACCCTCATCGTCAGCCCTCTCAAAGGAGGCGCCTATTATGCTGTCGAGAGGAGCTACCATGTCAGCTCCCCCTTGAAATCGACCACCCACAAGTCAACCAAGAGGGAACATGTCAAAGGAAAACTAAATTTTGACATTACTGATTCAAGGCCAGTTCCAAATGAGCAGCAGGTTTGTGACAAGGCCTCTACCTCCTCTGATGAAGACAAGCAAGATGACTTTGACATTGATTTCACAAATCTTGATATATTCGATGGCGAATTTTCCTTTTCCGAGCttctgcttgaccttgaccttgaCACTGAAGGCGTTCACTGCCAGAACCCTTCAGCAAGCGCTGAAGTTCAAAG ACTAGAGCCTGTTGCCAAGAGTGGTTATGTGACAGAGGATCCTGCCTTACCTGATTCAGTCAAGTCAATGGCTGCAGATTTCGCTGAAGATTTCAATTCACAAG GAGCCACATCTGTTACTTCTGTCAGGGCTATTACTAAGAGGATAAAGATCGTTAGCCCTG TGAAGGGCCGCATAGCTTCTTAG
- the LOC117842408 gene encoding laccase-14 yields the protein MHHTPMAQPRPLLLLRLAFALCFLLIRCMLADAAIVEHTFNVGNLTVERLGRSQVITAVNGQFPGPKIEARDGDTVVVHVVNNSPYNMSIHWHGILQRQSSWADGPNMVSQCPIRPGGGRYTYRFNVTGQEGTLWWHAHVSFLRATVYGALLLRPAPAEGYPFDKPHREATILLGEWWNASVVDVERQALLAGGAPNNSVALTINGLVDGDHQLLTVERGRTYLLRIVNAALNYQLFFKVAAHSFTVVAADACYTDPYHTDVIVVAPGQTVDALMRADAHPGRYYMAAQVYQSLANATYSATATALITYYHQDDATPPEMPSMPAFNDSATAERFYAGLTGLLRDSTPTVPPHVDTRMLVTFGLGVTPCAPEQTLCNRTLGSVAGSMNNVSFQFPAAMSLLEAHMRGDPDGVYTREFPDRPPVMFDFSGEAGAGAAFAFTSKGTKVKALRYGETVEVVLQNTAILGAENHPLHLHGFNFYVLAQGAGNFNAHRHVRAYNLVNPHQRNTVAVPTGGWAVIRFTADNPGVWIMHCHLDSHLPFGLAMIFEVDDGPTPDAVLPPPPPDYPRC from the exons ATGCATCATACCCCAATGGCTCAGCCGAGGCCATTACTGTTGCTCCGTCTCGCATTCGCCCTGTGCTTCTTGCTCATAAGATGCATGTTGGCTGACGCGGCCATCGTTGAGCACACCTTCAAT GTGGGCAACCTGACGGTGGAGCGTCTGGGCCGGAGCCAGGTGATCACGGCGGTGAACGGGCAGTTCCCGGGCCCCAAGATCGAGGCCCGCGACGGCGACACGGTGGTGGTGCACGTCGTGAACAACTCCCCCTACAACATGAGCATCCACTGGCACGGCATCCTGCAGCGGCAGTCGAGCTGGGCGGACGGGCCCAACATGGTGTCGCAGTGCCCCAtccgccccggcggcggccgctacACCTACCGCTTCAACGTCACCGGGCAGGAGGGCACGCTGTGGTGGCACGCCCACGTCTCCTTCCTCCGCGCCACCGTCTACGGCGCGCTGCTCctgcggccggcgccggcagaGGGGTACCCCTTCGACAAGCCCCACCGCGAGGCCACCATCCTCCTCGGCGAATGGTGGAACGCCAGCGTCGTCGACGTCGAGAGGCAggccctcctcgccggcggcgcgcccaacaACTCCGTCGCGCTCACCATCAACGGCCTCGTCGATGGTGACCACCAGCTGCTCACCGTGGAGCGCGGCCGGACTTACCTGCTCCGCATCGTCAACGCCGCGCTCAACTACCAGCTCTTCTTCAAGGTCGCCGCCCACTCCTtcaccgtcgtcgccgccgacgcctgcTACACCGACCCCTACCACACCGACGTCATTGTCGTCGCGCCGGGCCAGACGGTGGACGCGCTCATGCGCGCCGACGCCCACCCGGGTCGCTACTACATGGCCGCCCAGGTGTACCAGAGCCTCGCCAACGCAACCtacagcgccaccgccacggccCTCATCACCTACTACCACCAAGACGATGCAACGCCGCCAGAGATGCCGAGCATGCCGGCGTTCAACGACAGCGCCACCGCCGAGCGCTTCTACGCCGGCCTCACCGGGCTGCTGCGGGACAGCACGCCGACGGTGCCGCCCCACGTGGACACGCGGATGCTGGTGACCTTCGGCCTGGGCGTGACGCCGTGCGCGCCGGAGCAGACGCTGTGCAACCGGACGCTGGGCTCCGTGGCGGGCAGCATGAACAACGTGTCCTTCCAGTTCCCGGCGGCCATGTCGCTGCTGGAGGCGCACATGCGGGGCGATCCGGACGGCGTGTACACGCGCGAGTTCCCGGACCGGCCGCCGGTGATGTTCGACTTCTCGGGcgaggcgggggcgggcgccGCCTTCGCCTTCACCTCCAAGGGGACCAAGGTGAAGGCGCTGCGGTACGGCGAGACGGTGGAGGTGGTGCTGCAGAACACGGCCATCCTTGGCGCCGAGAACCATCCGCTGCACCTCCACGGCTTCAACTTCTACGTCCTGGCGCAGGGCGCCGGCAACTTCAACGCCCACAGGCACGTGCGCGCCTACAACCTCGTCAACCCGCACCAGCGCAACACCGTCGCAGTCCCCACCGGCGGATGGGCCGTCATCCGCTTCACCGCCGACAACCCGGGCGTGTGGATCATGCACTGCCACCTGGACTCGCACCTGCCCTTCGGCCTGGCCATGATCTTCGAGGTGGACGACGGCCCCACGCCTGACGCCGttctcccaccgccgccgccagactaCCCCCGGTGCTGA
- the LOC117842333 gene encoding uncharacterized protein yields MPPRPPPVITRHPPQLPASASEPTASTLPSYRALIRDLASAGRLDDVDAALASARSRLAPDSLQPLYVASIQSYARAGRLRAAVDTFERMDLFGCPPATPAYNAIMDALVNADYHDQAHKVYVRMLAAGVPPDVRTHTVRLKSFCLTGRPHVALRLLRTLPDRGCDAKPLAYCTVVRGLYANGRGHDARHLFDEMLGRDVFPDVATFNNVLHPLCQKGDIMESGALLAKVLKRGMSANKFTYNIWIRGLCESGMLGEAVALVERMDYSILPDVVTYNTLMRGLCKNSKVWEAAKYLRRMMNRGCMPDDFTYNTIIDGYCKRGLLQEATELLKDAVFKGFVPDRITYCSLINGLCAEGDVERALELFSEARAKDLKPDLVVYNSLVKGLCRQGLILHALQIMNEMVEDGCQPDIWTYNIVINGLCKMGNISDATVVMNDAIVKGYLPDVFTFNTLIDGYCKRLKLDRALQLVERMWTYGIAPDAITYNSVLNGLCKAGKSKEVNETFEEMILKGCRPNAITYNILIENFCKINQLEAASGVILRMSQEGLVPDAVSFNTLIHGFCRNGDLDGAYLLFQKLDEKGYSATADTFNILIGAYSSKLNMEMAENIFDEMISKSYKPDLYTYRVLIDGSCKAANVDRAYAHLTEMVNKGFVPSMVTFGRVINSLAVNHRISEAVSVIHIMLRIGVVPEVVDTILSADKKEIAAPKILVEELMKKGHISYSTYEVLHEGVRDNRLTRKARKEKFI; encoded by the coding sequence atgccgccgcgcccgccgccagtAATCACCCGCCACCCTCCCCAGCtacccgcctccgcctccgagCCCACTGCCTCCACGCTCCCCTCCTATCGCGCGCTCATCCGCGacctcgcctccgccggccgcctcgaTGACGTCGACGCCGCCCTCGCCTCAGCGCGCTCCCGCCTCGCCCCCGACTCCCTCCAACCGCTCTACGTGGCCTCCATTCAATCCtacgcccgcgccggccgcctccgcgccgccgtcgacacTTTCGAGCGCATGGACCTCTTCGGCTGCCCGCCCGCCACCCCCGCCTATAACGCCATCATGGACGCCCTCGTCAACGCCGACTACCACGACCAGGCTCACAAGGTCTACGTCAGGATGCTTGCCGCCGGCGTTCCTCCCGACGTCCGCACCCACACCGTCCGCCTCAAGTCCTTCTGCCTCACCGGCCGCCCGCACGTAGCGCTGCGCCTGCTGCGCACCTTGCCGGACCGTGGCTGTGACGCCAAACCGCTCGCCTACTGCACGGTCGTGCGGGGGCTCTATGCCAACGGCCGGGGTCACGACGCACGTCAcctgttcgatgaaatgctcGGGAGGGATGTCTTCCCTGACGTTGCCACTTTCAACAATGTCTTGCACCCTCTTTGCCAGAAAGGGGATATCATGGAGTCCGGGGCCCTTCTCGCCAAGGTCCTCAAGCGGGGGATGTCGGCCAACAAGTTCACCTACAACATATGGATCCGTGGACTCTGTGAAAGTGGCATGTTGGGAGAGGCTGTTGCGCTCGTGGAGAGGATGGACTACTCCATTTTGCCTGATGTTGTGACTTACAACACACTGATGCGCGGCCTTTGCAAGAACTCCAAGGTCTGGGAAGCTGCGAAGTATCTTCGTAGGATGATGAACCGGGGATGCATGCCAGATGATTTCACCTACAACACCATCATCGATGGCTACTGCAAGAGGGGCTTGCTGCAGGAAGCTACCGAGCTTCTGAAAGATGCTGTCTTCAAAGGTTTTGTGCCTGACCGGATCACATATTGCTCACTGATCAATGGACTGTGCGCCGAGGGTGATGTCGAGAGGGCCCTGGAGCTCTTTAGCGAGGCACGGGCAAAAGACCTGAAGCCTGACCTTGTCGTCTACAACTCTCTTGTCAAGGGGCTTTGTCGTCAGGGCCTGATCTTGCATGCCTTGCAGATCATGAATGAGATGGTCGAGGATGGCTGCCAGCCCGACATTTGGACGTACAACATTGTCATCAATGGACTATGCAAAATGGGAAATATTTCAGATGCGACAGTTGTAATGAATGATGCCATTGTGAAAGGATACCTTCCAGATGTCTTTACCTTCAACACATTGATTGATGGCTACTGCAAGAGGTTGAAGCTGGACAGAGCACTTCAGCTTGTTGAAAGAATGTGGACATATGGCATCGCCCCTGATGCTATTACATACAACTCGGTTCTGAATGGCCTCTGCAAAGCTGGGAAGTCCAAGGAAGTCAACGAAACATTTGAAGAGATGATTCTTAAAGGATGCCGACCAAATGCTATTACGTACAACATACTGATAGAGAATTTTTGCAAGATCAACCAACTAGAAGCGGCTTCTGGGGTGATACTCAGGATGAGTCAGGAAGGGTTAGTTCCTGATGCAGTTAGTTTCAACACGCTGATTCATGGGTTCTGCAGGAATGGTGATCTTGATGGAGCATACCTACTTTTTCAGAAGTTGGATGAGAAAGGGTACTCTGCGACAGCTGATACTTTCAACATCTTGATTGGTGCATATTCTAGTAAGCTGAATATGGAAATGGCTGAAAATATTTTCGATGAAATGATAAGCAAGAGCTATAAACCCGATCTCTATACGTATCGTGTTCTTATTGATGGGTCATGCAAGGCTGCAAATGTTGACCGTGCATATGCGCATCTGACAGAAATGGTAAACAAGGGTTTTGTTCCATCCATGGTGACTTTTGGTCGTGTAATAAATTCACTTGCAGTGAATCATCGGATTTCCGAAGCTGTTTCCGTTATTCACATCATGCTGAGAATAGGAGTTGTTCCCGAGGTTGTTGATACCATCTTAAGTGCTGATAAGAAGGAGATAGCTGCACCAAAGATACTTGTTGAGGAATTGATGAAGAAGGGTCACATTAGTTACTCTACTTATGAAGTTCTCCATGAAGGGGTCAGAGATAACAGATTAACTAGAAAAGCTCGAAAGGAAAAGTTCATCTAG